A genomic segment from Vidua macroura isolate BioBank_ID:100142 chromosome Z, ASM2450914v1, whole genome shotgun sequence encodes:
- the C9 gene encoding complement component C9 isoform X2, with the protein MRTMHVILQLIAILCNVETVASIWGESRRETRELNVPSPIDCKLSSWSTWGPCDPCTNQRFRSRRIERFGQFGGKACLEALGDTQTCKTSKACPEEPEPDCGAEFQCSSGRCIKRRLVCNIDNDCGDYSDEDDCESEPRSPCRKHDIDVSEVGRTAGHGINVLGMQPMASPFDNDFFNGLCERVRDGNTQTYYRKPWNVAVLTYDTKADKTFSSVYYHDRVKMLQEVYIQKQKYFNIDASLKYTPTDGSNKNASEGHLKYDYRKNYTLGSILQSYTERNQTFLHVKGQIQLGRFQIRSRDVRLTDTFLDDLKFLPAEYDKGEYFKFLEDYGTHYAVSGTVGGKYELVYVLDNYAMSRLGITVEDVKKCLGYHLDANIVYKNIQANFNVDSGKCENIHRWEKSEVKDNAVIDDVLSLVEGGKIDFSVKIKEMLLRGAKAVDVEDYIGWAKSLVDAPVVIQQRPSPIHTLVPVKIRDAYLKKQNLERAIEDYITEYSVCKCEPCKNGGTLVLVDGVCTCLCSSYFKGIACQIPKSTLVKVVTDGGWSCWSAWSTCNSGESTRTRQCNNPAPGPDGRTCQGESIEKRPCEEGK; encoded by the exons ATGAGAACCATGCATGTTATTCTGCAGCTTATAGCCATACTCTGCAATGTAGAGACAGTTGCCTCAATCTGGGGGGAAAGCAGAAG GGAAACAAGGGAATTGAATGTTCCATCTCCAATAGATTGCAAactgagcagctggagcacgTGGGGGCCATGCGACCCATGCACCAACCAAAGG tttcgCTCCAGACGTATTGAAAGATTTGGGCAGTTTGGTGGAAAAGCATGCCTAGAAGCCCTAGGAGACACACAAACCTGTAAAACCAGCAAAGCCTGTCCTGAAGAACCAGAACCAGACTGTGGTGCTGAATTTCAGTGCAGTTCAG GTCGATGTATAAAGCGAAGACTTGTGTGCAATATAGATAATGACTGTGGAGACTATTCTGATGAAGATGACTGTGAATCTGAACCACGGTCACCATGTCGAAAGCATGATATTGATGTGTCTGAAGTTGGCAGGACTGCAGGACATGG AATCAATGTTTTAGGGATGCAACCAATGGCCAGCCCATTTGACAATGACTTTTTCAATGGTCTTTGTGAGCGGGTGCGTGATGGGAACACACAGACATACTACCGCAAGCCATGGAATGTGGCTGTTCTCACTTACGAT ACAAAAGCAGACAAAACTTTCTCATCTGTTTACTACCATGATCGTGTGAAAATGTTACAAGAGGTTTACATacaaaaacagaaatattttaatattgatgCCTCTCTGAAATACACACCTACTGATGGGAGTAACAAAAATGCTTCAGAAGGACATTTGAAATATGACTACAGAAAGAATTATACACTTGGTTCCATCCTGCAAAGCTACACAGAAAGG AACCAAACCTTTCTGCATGTAAAAGGACAGATTCAGCTGGGAAGGTTCCAAATTCGGAGTCGTGATGTTCGCCTCACAGATACTTTCCTTGATGATTTAAAATTTCTGCCTGCTGAATATGACAAGGGGGAGTATTTCAAATTCCTAGAAGATTATGGAACTCACTATGCAGTCTCTGGAACTGTAGGAGGAAAATATGAACTTGTTTACGTGCTGGATAATTATGCTATGTCTCGACTAG GAATCACTGTAGAAGATGTGAAAAAATGCCTTGGCTATCACTTAGATGCCAATATTGTGTATAAAAACATACAAGCCAATTTTAATGTTGATAGTggtaaatgtgaaaatattcaTAGGTGGGAAAAAT cagaagtAAAAGATAATGCTGTCATTGATGATGTCCTTTCCTTAGTGGAGGGAGGGAAGATTGACTTTTCAgttaaaatcaaagaaatgttACTACGAGGAGCCAAAGCGGTTGATGTAGAGGATTACATAGGGTGGGCTAAATCTTTGGTTGATGCCCCAGTAGTGATACAGCAAAGG ccTTCTCCAATACATACACTTGTTCCAGTTAAGATAAGAGATGCgtatttaaagaaacaaaatttggaAAGAGCAATTGAAGACTACATTACCGAATACAGTGTGTGCAAATGTGAACCCTGTAAAAATGGAGGCACCCTTGTGCTGGTAGATGGAGTCTGTACATGCCTGTGCTCAAGTTATTTTAAGGGAATTGCTTGTCAAATTCCCAAATCTACATTAGTGAAAG TTGTGACTGATGGAGGCTGGAGCTGTTGGAGTGCCTGGTCCACCTGCAACAGTGGGGAGAGCACTCGAACTCGCCAGTGTAATAATCCTGCACCAGGACCTGACGGCAGAACATGCCAGGGAGAAAGCATTGAAAAACGGCCCTGTGAAGAAGGGAAATAG
- the DAB2 gene encoding disabled homolog 2 isoform X2, translated as MSTEAETTATNSQTEQQAPPKAQSSKKEKKKGPEKTDESLLARFKGDGVKYKAKLIGIDDVPEARGDKMSQDSMMKLKGMAAAARSQGQHKQKIWVNISLSGIKIIDEKTGVIEHEHPVNKISFIARDVTDNRAFGYVCGGEGQHQFFAIKTAQQAEPLVSDLKDLFQLIYNMKKKEEEEKKKNDGEELPADQADKIKPGVDQMDLFGDMSTPPDMNSPTEAKEILLVDFNSEIETKQTFAKEDLFLNGITASLPQPNAQTPFLPESSFSTNLSFFPTPNPDPFSDDPFTQPAQSAPSSFDSLKSDQKKSPSTLTSGSNGGPNGDIDYFDKQFDQISNRTGKREALTCQWPLESKSPAAKISNVIPERERNGFPEAPANLFLEGASKGTSLQNGVKLDSENNIQLMPQEPITISPPPQSTKPGRGRRSIKTASDDLFSSDFFVPSTESLSLSSGAQAAALPTNPLDLFTKSSTTASPLAALGGLPVTSSPWTPQTVSFTQATSVFHGSMMPAQSPGFTQPLAFGTQAVPGWNQSSSFGATPTQSSGLWPQPAQVTPSSWAQPTSAVNPFQSSMFTSPTLPAQTASVLPSMSTTASPPQPPPRTTLQKELSKKESDAFIALDPLGDKEMKDVKEMFKDFQLTKPPAVPARRGEQQSLSEPPKPVPRQSALPPEGLFESQDKTDPFSASSESQNPPSGPFDDQFGNPFA; from the exons ATGTCTACTGAAGCTGAAACTACTGCTACCAACAGCCAGACTGAACAACAGGCTCCACCAAAGGCACAATcttcaaagaaggaaaaaaagaaag ggcCAGAAAAAACAGATGAATCTCTCTTGGCTAGATTCAAAGGTGATGGTGTAAAATACAAAGCTAAACTGATTGGCATAGATGATGTTCCCGAGGCAAGAGGAGACAAAATGAGTCAGGATTCAATGATGAAGCTGAAG GGAATGGCAGCGGCAGCCCGTTCCCAGGGTCAACACAAACAGAAGATCTGGGTAAACATCTCCCTCTCTGGTATCAAGATAATAGATGAAAAAACTGGG GTCATAGAGCATGAGCATCCAGTAAACAAAATCTCCTTTATTGCTCGGGATGTAACAGACAATCGTGCCTTTGGCTATGTATGTGGAGGAGAAGGCCAGCACCAGTTTTTTGCCATAAAAACAGCCCAACAG GCCGAGCCTCTGGTTTCTGATCTTAAGGACCTCTTCCAACTAATTTATaatatgaagaagaaggaagaagaagaaaagaaaaag AATGATGGTGAAGAACTGCCTGCTGATCAAGCTGACAAAATTAAACCA GGAGTTGACCAGATGGACTTGTTTGGGGATATGTCAACACCCCCTGATATGAACAGTCCCACA GAAGCTAAAGAGATTCTGTTAGTggattttaattctgaaattgaGACCAAACAAACCTTTGCAAAAGAGGATCTCTTCTTGAATGGCATCACAGcctctcttccacaaccaaatGCACAGACACCCTTCTTGCCTGAGAGTTCTTTCTCTACCAATCTCAGCTTCTTTCCTACACCTAATCCAGACCCTTTCAGTGATGATCCTTTCACACAGCCAGCCCAATCTGCACCATCTTCATTTGATTCTCTAAAATCTGATCAGAAGAAAAGTCCAAGTACCTTGACATCAGGGAGTAATGGTGGTCCAAATGGTGATATTGACTACTTTGATAAACAGTTTGACCAGATTTCTAATAGAACTGGCAAACGAGAAGCATTAACATGCCAGTGGCCACTTGAGAGTAAGTCACCTGCAGCAAAAATTTCCAATGTGATaccagagagagaaaggaatggCTTTCCTGAAGCCCCAGCAAACCTGTTTCTGGAAGGTGCTTCCAAAGGGACATCTCTGCAGAATGGAGTAAAACTGGATTCTGAAAACAATATCCAACTCATGCCACAAGAGCCTATAACAATTAGCCCACCACCACAGAGTACCAAGccaggaagaggaaggagatcCATCAAG acTGCATCGGATGACTTGTTCAGCTCAGACTTCTTTGTGCCATCTACGGAGAGCCTTAGCTTGAGCTCaggggcacaggcagcagctttgcCAACTAATCCATTGGACCTCTTCACAAAAAGTTCTACCACAGCATCTCCATTGGCTGCTCTAG GTGGCTTGCCAGTAACTTCATCACCATGGACCCCACAGACAGTTTCCTTCACTCAGGCTACATCAGTCTTTCATGGGTCTATGATGCCTGCTCAGTCTCCAGGATTTACTCAACCACTTGCCTTTGGTACTcaagcagtgccaggctggaacCAGTCTTCATCTTTTGGTGCCACACCCACTCAGTCTTCTGGTCTCTGGCCACAGCCAGCACAAGTTACACCCAGTTCTTGGGCACAGCCAACCAGTGCTGTGAATCCCTTCCAGAGCAGCATGTTCACATCTCCAACGCTACCAGCTCAGACAGCTTCAGTGCTGCCTTCCATGTCAACAACAGCTAGCCCACCTCAGCCGCCACCCAGAACTACACTGCAGAAGGAGCTGTCCAAGAAAGAGAGTGATGCATTCATTGCTCTGGATCCACTTGGAGATAAAGAAATGAAGGATGTCAAGGAAATGTTCAAAGACTTCCAGCTGACAAAGCCACCTGCAGTACCAGCAAGGAGAGGAGAACAGCAAAGCCTTTCAG AACCACCAAAGCCTGTTCCTCGACAAAGTGCATTGCCACCTGAAGGCCTGTTTGAAAGTCAAGATAAAACAGACCCTTTCAGTGCCTCATCT GAATCTCAGAATCCACCTTCTGGGCCTTTTGATGATCAATTTGGCAACCCATTTGCATAG
- the C9 gene encoding complement component C9 isoform X1, which produces MRTMHVILQLIAILCNVETVASIWGESRSSSEKAFHRETRELNVPSPIDCKLSSWSTWGPCDPCTNQRFRSRRIERFGQFGGKACLEALGDTQTCKTSKACPEEPEPDCGAEFQCSSGRCIKRRLVCNIDNDCGDYSDEDDCESEPRSPCRKHDIDVSEVGRTAGHGINVLGMQPMASPFDNDFFNGLCERVRDGNTQTYYRKPWNVAVLTYDTKADKTFSSVYYHDRVKMLQEVYIQKQKYFNIDASLKYTPTDGSNKNASEGHLKYDYRKNYTLGSILQSYTERNQTFLHVKGQIQLGRFQIRSRDVRLTDTFLDDLKFLPAEYDKGEYFKFLEDYGTHYAVSGTVGGKYELVYVLDNYAMSRLGITVEDVKKCLGYHLDANIVYKNIQANFNVDSGKCENIHRWEKSEVKDNAVIDDVLSLVEGGKIDFSVKIKEMLLRGAKAVDVEDYIGWAKSLVDAPVVIQQRPSPIHTLVPVKIRDAYLKKQNLERAIEDYITEYSVCKCEPCKNGGTLVLVDGVCTCLCSSYFKGIACQIPKSTLVKVVTDGGWSCWSAWSTCNSGESTRTRQCNNPAPGPDGRTCQGESIEKRPCEEGK; this is translated from the exons ATGAGAACCATGCATGTTATTCTGCAGCTTATAGCCATACTCTGCAATGTAGAGACAGTTGCCTCAATCTGGGGGGAAAGCAGAAG CTCTTCAGAAAAAGCTTTCCACAGGGAAACAAGGGAATTGAATGTTCCATCTCCAATAGATTGCAAactgagcagctggagcacgTGGGGGCCATGCGACCCATGCACCAACCAAAGG tttcgCTCCAGACGTATTGAAAGATTTGGGCAGTTTGGTGGAAAAGCATGCCTAGAAGCCCTAGGAGACACACAAACCTGTAAAACCAGCAAAGCCTGTCCTGAAGAACCAGAACCAGACTGTGGTGCTGAATTTCAGTGCAGTTCAG GTCGATGTATAAAGCGAAGACTTGTGTGCAATATAGATAATGACTGTGGAGACTATTCTGATGAAGATGACTGTGAATCTGAACCACGGTCACCATGTCGAAAGCATGATATTGATGTGTCTGAAGTTGGCAGGACTGCAGGACATGG AATCAATGTTTTAGGGATGCAACCAATGGCCAGCCCATTTGACAATGACTTTTTCAATGGTCTTTGTGAGCGGGTGCGTGATGGGAACACACAGACATACTACCGCAAGCCATGGAATGTGGCTGTTCTCACTTACGAT ACAAAAGCAGACAAAACTTTCTCATCTGTTTACTACCATGATCGTGTGAAAATGTTACAAGAGGTTTACATacaaaaacagaaatattttaatattgatgCCTCTCTGAAATACACACCTACTGATGGGAGTAACAAAAATGCTTCAGAAGGACATTTGAAATATGACTACAGAAAGAATTATACACTTGGTTCCATCCTGCAAAGCTACACAGAAAGG AACCAAACCTTTCTGCATGTAAAAGGACAGATTCAGCTGGGAAGGTTCCAAATTCGGAGTCGTGATGTTCGCCTCACAGATACTTTCCTTGATGATTTAAAATTTCTGCCTGCTGAATATGACAAGGGGGAGTATTTCAAATTCCTAGAAGATTATGGAACTCACTATGCAGTCTCTGGAACTGTAGGAGGAAAATATGAACTTGTTTACGTGCTGGATAATTATGCTATGTCTCGACTAG GAATCACTGTAGAAGATGTGAAAAAATGCCTTGGCTATCACTTAGATGCCAATATTGTGTATAAAAACATACAAGCCAATTTTAATGTTGATAGTggtaaatgtgaaaatattcaTAGGTGGGAAAAAT cagaagtAAAAGATAATGCTGTCATTGATGATGTCCTTTCCTTAGTGGAGGGAGGGAAGATTGACTTTTCAgttaaaatcaaagaaatgttACTACGAGGAGCCAAAGCGGTTGATGTAGAGGATTACATAGGGTGGGCTAAATCTTTGGTTGATGCCCCAGTAGTGATACAGCAAAGG ccTTCTCCAATACATACACTTGTTCCAGTTAAGATAAGAGATGCgtatttaaagaaacaaaatttggaAAGAGCAATTGAAGACTACATTACCGAATACAGTGTGTGCAAATGTGAACCCTGTAAAAATGGAGGCACCCTTGTGCTGGTAGATGGAGTCTGTACATGCCTGTGCTCAAGTTATTTTAAGGGAATTGCTTGTCAAATTCCCAAATCTACATTAGTGAAAG TTGTGACTGATGGAGGCTGGAGCTGTTGGAGTGCCTGGTCCACCTGCAACAGTGGGGAGAGCACTCGAACTCGCCAGTGTAATAATCCTGCACCAGGACCTGACGGCAGAACATGCCAGGGAGAAAGCATTGAAAAACGGCCCTGTGAAGAAGGGAAATAG
- the DAB2 gene encoding disabled homolog 2 isoform X1: MSTEAETTATNSQTEQQAPPKAQSSKKEKKKGPEKTDESLLARFKGDGVKYKAKLIGIDDVPEARGDKMSQDSMMKLKGMAAAARSQGQHKQKIWVNISLSGIKIIDEKTGVIEHEHPVNKISFIARDVTDNRAFGYVCGGEGQHQFFAIKTAQQAEPLVSDLKDLFQLIYNMKKKEEEEKKKNDGEELPADQADKIKPGVDQMDLFGDMSTPPDMNSPTEAKEILLVDFNSEIETKQTFAKEDLFLNGITASLPQPNAQTPFLPESSFSTNLSFFPTPNPDPFSDDPFTQPAQSAPSSFDSLKSDQKKSPSTLTSGSNGGPNGDIDYFDKQFDQISNRTGKREALTCQWPLESKSPAAKISNVIPERERNGFPEAPANLFLEGASKGTSLQNGVKLDSENNIQLMPQEPITISPPPQSTKPGRGRRSIKTASDDLFSSDFFVPSTESLSLSSGAQAAALPTNPLDLFTKSSTTASPLAALGGLPVTSSPWTPQTVSFTQATSVFHGSMMPAQSPGFTQPLAFGTQAVPGWNQSSSFGATPTQSSGLWPQPAQVTPSSWAQPTSAVNPFQSSMFTSPTLPAQTASVLPSMSTTASPPQPPPRTTLQKELSKKESDAFIALDPLGDKEMKDVKEMFKDFQLTKPPAVPARRGEQQSLSEPPKPVPRQSALPPEGLFESQDKTDPFSASSKESQNPPSGPFDDQFGNPFA; the protein is encoded by the exons ATGTCTACTGAAGCTGAAACTACTGCTACCAACAGCCAGACTGAACAACAGGCTCCACCAAAGGCACAATcttcaaagaaggaaaaaaagaaag ggcCAGAAAAAACAGATGAATCTCTCTTGGCTAGATTCAAAGGTGATGGTGTAAAATACAAAGCTAAACTGATTGGCATAGATGATGTTCCCGAGGCAAGAGGAGACAAAATGAGTCAGGATTCAATGATGAAGCTGAAG GGAATGGCAGCGGCAGCCCGTTCCCAGGGTCAACACAAACAGAAGATCTGGGTAAACATCTCCCTCTCTGGTATCAAGATAATAGATGAAAAAACTGGG GTCATAGAGCATGAGCATCCAGTAAACAAAATCTCCTTTATTGCTCGGGATGTAACAGACAATCGTGCCTTTGGCTATGTATGTGGAGGAGAAGGCCAGCACCAGTTTTTTGCCATAAAAACAGCCCAACAG GCCGAGCCTCTGGTTTCTGATCTTAAGGACCTCTTCCAACTAATTTATaatatgaagaagaaggaagaagaagaaaagaaaaag AATGATGGTGAAGAACTGCCTGCTGATCAAGCTGACAAAATTAAACCA GGAGTTGACCAGATGGACTTGTTTGGGGATATGTCAACACCCCCTGATATGAACAGTCCCACA GAAGCTAAAGAGATTCTGTTAGTggattttaattctgaaattgaGACCAAACAAACCTTTGCAAAAGAGGATCTCTTCTTGAATGGCATCACAGcctctcttccacaaccaaatGCACAGACACCCTTCTTGCCTGAGAGTTCTTTCTCTACCAATCTCAGCTTCTTTCCTACACCTAATCCAGACCCTTTCAGTGATGATCCTTTCACACAGCCAGCCCAATCTGCACCATCTTCATTTGATTCTCTAAAATCTGATCAGAAGAAAAGTCCAAGTACCTTGACATCAGGGAGTAATGGTGGTCCAAATGGTGATATTGACTACTTTGATAAACAGTTTGACCAGATTTCTAATAGAACTGGCAAACGAGAAGCATTAACATGCCAGTGGCCACTTGAGAGTAAGTCACCTGCAGCAAAAATTTCCAATGTGATaccagagagagaaaggaatggCTTTCCTGAAGCCCCAGCAAACCTGTTTCTGGAAGGTGCTTCCAAAGGGACATCTCTGCAGAATGGAGTAAAACTGGATTCTGAAAACAATATCCAACTCATGCCACAAGAGCCTATAACAATTAGCCCACCACCACAGAGTACCAAGccaggaagaggaaggagatcCATCAAG acTGCATCGGATGACTTGTTCAGCTCAGACTTCTTTGTGCCATCTACGGAGAGCCTTAGCTTGAGCTCaggggcacaggcagcagctttgcCAACTAATCCATTGGACCTCTTCACAAAAAGTTCTACCACAGCATCTCCATTGGCTGCTCTAG GTGGCTTGCCAGTAACTTCATCACCATGGACCCCACAGACAGTTTCCTTCACTCAGGCTACATCAGTCTTTCATGGGTCTATGATGCCTGCTCAGTCTCCAGGATTTACTCAACCACTTGCCTTTGGTACTcaagcagtgccaggctggaacCAGTCTTCATCTTTTGGTGCCACACCCACTCAGTCTTCTGGTCTCTGGCCACAGCCAGCACAAGTTACACCCAGTTCTTGGGCACAGCCAACCAGTGCTGTGAATCCCTTCCAGAGCAGCATGTTCACATCTCCAACGCTACCAGCTCAGACAGCTTCAGTGCTGCCTTCCATGTCAACAACAGCTAGCCCACCTCAGCCGCCACCCAGAACTACACTGCAGAAGGAGCTGTCCAAGAAAGAGAGTGATGCATTCATTGCTCTGGATCCACTTGGAGATAAAGAAATGAAGGATGTCAAGGAAATGTTCAAAGACTTCCAGCTGACAAAGCCACCTGCAGTACCAGCAAGGAGAGGAGAACAGCAAAGCCTTTCAG AACCACCAAAGCCTGTTCCTCGACAAAGTGCATTGCCACCTGAAGGCCTGTTTGAAAGTCAAGATAAAACAGACCCTTTCAGTGCCTCATCT AAGGAATCTCAGAATCCACCTTCTGGGCCTTTTGATGATCAATTTGGCAACCCATTTGCATAG
- the C9 gene encoding complement component C9 isoform X3 has product MCLISCSSEKAFHRETRELNVPSPIDCKLSSWSTWGPCDPCTNQRFRSRRIERFGQFGGKACLEALGDTQTCKTSKACPEEPEPDCGAEFQCSSGRCIKRRLVCNIDNDCGDYSDEDDCESEPRSPCRKHDIDVSEVGRTAGHGINVLGMQPMASPFDNDFFNGLCERVRDGNTQTYYRKPWNVAVLTYDTKADKTFSSVYYHDRVKMLQEVYIQKQKYFNIDASLKYTPTDGSNKNASEGHLKYDYRKNYTLGSILQSYTERNQTFLHVKGQIQLGRFQIRSRDVRLTDTFLDDLKFLPAEYDKGEYFKFLEDYGTHYAVSGTVGGKYELVYVLDNYAMSRLGITVEDVKKCLGYHLDANIVYKNIQANFNVDSGKCENIHRWEKSEVKDNAVIDDVLSLVEGGKIDFSVKIKEMLLRGAKAVDVEDYIGWAKSLVDAPVVIQQRPSPIHTLVPVKIRDAYLKKQNLERAIEDYITEYSVCKCEPCKNGGTLVLVDGVCTCLCSSYFKGIACQIPKSTLVKVVTDGGWSCWSAWSTCNSGESTRTRQCNNPAPGPDGRTCQGESIEKRPCEEGK; this is encoded by the exons ATGTGCCTTATTTCTTG CTCTTCAGAAAAAGCTTTCCACAGGGAAACAAGGGAATTGAATGTTCCATCTCCAATAGATTGCAAactgagcagctggagcacgTGGGGGCCATGCGACCCATGCACCAACCAAAGG tttcgCTCCAGACGTATTGAAAGATTTGGGCAGTTTGGTGGAAAAGCATGCCTAGAAGCCCTAGGAGACACACAAACCTGTAAAACCAGCAAAGCCTGTCCTGAAGAACCAGAACCAGACTGTGGTGCTGAATTTCAGTGCAGTTCAG GTCGATGTATAAAGCGAAGACTTGTGTGCAATATAGATAATGACTGTGGAGACTATTCTGATGAAGATGACTGTGAATCTGAACCACGGTCACCATGTCGAAAGCATGATATTGATGTGTCTGAAGTTGGCAGGACTGCAGGACATGG AATCAATGTTTTAGGGATGCAACCAATGGCCAGCCCATTTGACAATGACTTTTTCAATGGTCTTTGTGAGCGGGTGCGTGATGGGAACACACAGACATACTACCGCAAGCCATGGAATGTGGCTGTTCTCACTTACGAT ACAAAAGCAGACAAAACTTTCTCATCTGTTTACTACCATGATCGTGTGAAAATGTTACAAGAGGTTTACATacaaaaacagaaatattttaatattgatgCCTCTCTGAAATACACACCTACTGATGGGAGTAACAAAAATGCTTCAGAAGGACATTTGAAATATGACTACAGAAAGAATTATACACTTGGTTCCATCCTGCAAAGCTACACAGAAAGG AACCAAACCTTTCTGCATGTAAAAGGACAGATTCAGCTGGGAAGGTTCCAAATTCGGAGTCGTGATGTTCGCCTCACAGATACTTTCCTTGATGATTTAAAATTTCTGCCTGCTGAATATGACAAGGGGGAGTATTTCAAATTCCTAGAAGATTATGGAACTCACTATGCAGTCTCTGGAACTGTAGGAGGAAAATATGAACTTGTTTACGTGCTGGATAATTATGCTATGTCTCGACTAG GAATCACTGTAGAAGATGTGAAAAAATGCCTTGGCTATCACTTAGATGCCAATATTGTGTATAAAAACATACAAGCCAATTTTAATGTTGATAGTggtaaatgtgaaaatattcaTAGGTGGGAAAAAT cagaagtAAAAGATAATGCTGTCATTGATGATGTCCTTTCCTTAGTGGAGGGAGGGAAGATTGACTTTTCAgttaaaatcaaagaaatgttACTACGAGGAGCCAAAGCGGTTGATGTAGAGGATTACATAGGGTGGGCTAAATCTTTGGTTGATGCCCCAGTAGTGATACAGCAAAGG ccTTCTCCAATACATACACTTGTTCCAGTTAAGATAAGAGATGCgtatttaaagaaacaaaatttggaAAGAGCAATTGAAGACTACATTACCGAATACAGTGTGTGCAAATGTGAACCCTGTAAAAATGGAGGCACCCTTGTGCTGGTAGATGGAGTCTGTACATGCCTGTGCTCAAGTTATTTTAAGGGAATTGCTTGTCAAATTCCCAAATCTACATTAGTGAAAG TTGTGACTGATGGAGGCTGGAGCTGTTGGAGTGCCTGGTCCACCTGCAACAGTGGGGAGAGCACTCGAACTCGCCAGTGTAATAATCCTGCACCAGGACCTGACGGCAGAACATGCCAGGGAGAAAGCATTGAAAAACGGCCCTGTGAAGAAGGGAAATAG